From the genome of Winogradskyella forsetii, one region includes:
- a CDS encoding glycosyltransferase family 4 protein: MDNKNIMIVASLSASLINFRGDFIKSLVDNGYMVFAAAPDHPSNIRSKLVSLGATPLQFNLNRTGLNPFKDMTSISELKGLIKDNNIDLVFPYTVKPVIYSSIAANQCNVPVVSLITGLGYAFTGLSTKARLLQRFNETLYKLSIRKNKVIVFQNKDDHQLFLDRNIISKEQSVAFVSGSGVNLNQFSFQEKNTSDKVSFLLVARLIKEKGIALYMEAAKILKAKYPQAEFHLIGATETSPSAISENEINELHKEGIIVFHGKQRNIEEHLHKRDVFVLPSYYREGLPRTTLEACACGNPIITTDSVGCRESVKEGINGFLIEPQNLEALIKPMEYFITNPKKIREMGINSRKYAEERFDVDIINKDLIDIINYVLQQS; this comes from the coding sequence ATGGATAATAAAAACATAATGATTGTAGCATCACTATCTGCTTCATTAATAAATTTTAGAGGAGATTTTATTAAGAGTTTAGTGGATAATGGATATATGGTTTTTGCAGCAGCACCAGACCATCCTAGCAATATTCGTTCTAAACTTGTTTCACTTGGAGCTACACCATTACAATTTAATTTAAATAGAACTGGTCTCAACCCCTTTAAGGATATGACCTCTATTAGCGAATTAAAAGGATTAATTAAAGACAATAATATAGATTTAGTATTTCCATATACCGTAAAACCTGTTATTTATAGTTCGATTGCCGCAAACCAATGCAACGTGCCAGTGGTTTCATTAATTACGGGCTTAGGCTATGCCTTCACAGGTTTATCTACTAAGGCCAGATTATTACAGCGGTTTAATGAAACCTTGTATAAATTATCAATTCGAAAGAATAAGGTGATCGTTTTTCAAAATAAAGATGACCATCAATTATTCTTGGATCGCAATATTATTTCCAAGGAACAGAGCGTAGCCTTTGTGAGTGGTTCTGGTGTTAATCTTAATCAATTTTCATTTCAAGAAAAAAATACTTCAGATAAAGTCAGTTTTCTTTTGGTGGCGAGATTGATTAAGGAAAAAGGAATCGCTTTATACATGGAAGCTGCCAAAATTTTGAAAGCGAAGTATCCCCAAGCAGAATTTCATTTAATTGGTGCAACAGAAACCTCCCCTTCTGCCATTAGTGAAAATGAAATAAACGAATTGCATAAAGAAGGCATAATTGTATTTCATGGTAAACAAAGAAATATTGAAGAGCACCTTCACAAAAGAGATGTTTTTGTACTACCAAGTTATTACAGAGAGGGCTTACCAAGAACTACTTTAGAAGCTTGTGCATGTGGCAACCCAATTATAACAACAGATTCTGTTGGCTGCAGGGAATCAGTCAAAGAAGGGATAAATGGTTTCCTAATCGAACCTCAAAATCTTGAAGCCCTTATTAAACCAATGGAATATTTTATAACCAATCCAAAAAAAATAAGAGAAATGGGCATAAACAGTAGAAAATATGCAGAAGAACGTTTTGATGTTGATATTATAAATAAAGATTTAATAGATATAATCAACTATGTTCTGCAGCAATCATAA
- the asnB gene encoding asparagine synthase (glutamine-hydrolyzing) — translation MCGINGIIAKTNRNKDEISSILNTMNNLIIHRGPDEDGLFSEENDQFTVGMGMRRLSIIDLSSGKQPIFSDDKQIVIVFNGEIYNYKVLKAKLEAEGVSFKTSSDTEVILKAYEKYGVESFQWLDGMYGFSIYDKNINKLFIARDFFGEKPLYYIHTDKEFIWASELKSIINTIDFTPNISKKGLNLYFRLTYIPAPHTIYENILKLEANHYIEYDLASHNTTINKINAEPIPKTIDISFDDAKAKTKDLVYKSVDSRSIADVGLGTFLSGGVDSSIISLCLAQTTDKKIDTFSIGFKKASYDETDKSRVVAKLLNSNHHEFIIDEDDLKNNIHEILVNFDEPFSDTAALPTHLLSEKTREHVTVALTGDGGDEVFGGYNKYYIGKMNKRYSSMVPKALHKTIAGLSNKYLIDKDDSRGRKFQINKLLNAIDYDGAFYWDIISLANTSNQLAEIMSPDYFDANVFQEYKEVLGKQKTETLTDFRLVDKILSLEGGMLAKVDRTSMLTSLECRAPFLNRDLWEFTNTLPENYLMKGWNKKHILKEAFRDQFPDEFLEKGKSGFGSPTGDWLRQSLRKELEGYIEPELLKSQGIFNVEVITKLVKDHLDSKKDSTFRVWSYYCFQKWYKYNFLKHNE, via the coding sequence ATGTGTGGAATTAACGGCATTATAGCTAAAACCAATCGAAATAAGGACGAAATATCGTCTATCCTTAATACTATGAATAATTTAATTATTCACAGAGGTCCAGATGAAGATGGTCTATTTTCTGAAGAAAACGACCAATTTACCGTTGGTATGGGAATGCGAAGACTATCTATTATAGATTTATCTTCTGGTAAGCAACCTATTTTTTCAGATGATAAACAAATCGTTATAGTTTTTAATGGAGAAATCTATAATTATAAGGTATTAAAGGCAAAGTTAGAAGCAGAAGGTGTCTCTTTCAAAACATCGAGTGATACTGAAGTTATACTGAAAGCTTACGAAAAATATGGAGTAGAATCTTTTCAGTGGTTAGATGGCATGTACGGTTTTAGCATTTATGATAAAAATATCAATAAGCTATTTATTGCTCGTGATTTTTTTGGCGAAAAACCCTTGTATTACATACATACGGATAAGGAATTTATTTGGGCTTCAGAATTAAAGTCTATCATAAATACTATTGATTTTACACCCAACATTTCGAAAAAAGGATTGAATCTTTATTTTAGATTGACTTATATTCCTGCACCACATACCATATATGAAAACATTTTAAAGTTAGAAGCTAATCATTATATTGAATATGATTTAGCCTCACATAATACAACTATAAATAAAATAAACGCTGAACCAATACCGAAAACTATTGATATTTCTTTTGACGATGCAAAAGCAAAAACCAAAGATTTAGTTTATAAAAGTGTAGATAGCCGTTCTATTGCAGATGTTGGTTTAGGAACATTTTTATCTGGTGGTGTAGATTCTTCAATTATTTCACTCTGTTTAGCACAAACCACGGATAAGAAAATCGATACATTTTCTATCGGATTTAAAAAAGCATCGTATGATGAGACCGATAAATCGAGGGTGGTTGCTAAACTATTAAATAGTAATCATCATGAGTTCATTATAGATGAAGACGATCTTAAAAATAATATTCACGAAATTTTAGTCAATTTTGATGAACCTTTTTCAGATACGGCAGCCTTACCTACACACCTACTCTCCGAAAAGACAAGAGAACACGTAACGGTTGCATTAACTGGTGATGGTGGCGACGAAGTATTTGGTGGTTATAATAAATACTATATTGGAAAAATGAACAAAAGGTACTCTAGTATGGTACCAAAAGCCCTTCATAAAACTATTGCCGGTCTTAGTAACAAATATCTGATTGACAAGGATGATTCTCGTGGAAGAAAATTTCAAATTAATAAATTACTAAATGCTATAGATTATGATGGTGCTTTCTATTGGGATATTATTTCTTTAGCAAACACAAGTAATCAATTGGCCGAAATAATGTCTCCTGATTATTTTGATGCCAATGTTTTCCAAGAATATAAAGAAGTACTTGGAAAGCAAAAGACAGAAACCCTTACAGATTTTAGACTTGTAGATAAAATATTAAGTCTAGAAGGTGGTATGCTGGCAAAAGTGGATCGAACCAGTATGCTGACTTCTCTAGAATGTAGAGCTCCATTTCTAAATAGGGATTTATGGGAGTTTACCAATACGCTACCAGAAAACTATTTAATGAAAGGTTGGAACAAAAAACACATTTTAAAAGAAGCCTTTAGAGATCAGTTTCCTGATGAATTTTTAGAAAAAGGGAAAAGTGGATTTGGTAGCCCAACAGGAGATTGGCTAAGACAAAGTCTCAGAAAAGAACTCGAGGGTTACATAGAGCCAGAATTGCTTAAATCACAGGGCATCTTTAACGTAGAAGTAATAACAAAATTAGTAAAAGATCATTTGGACAGTAAAAAAGATAGCACCTTTAGAGTATGGTCTTATTACTGCTTTCAAAAATGGTACAAATATAATTTCCTTAAACATAATGAATAA
- a CDS encoding glycosyltransferase translates to MKLGFLIYSLSGGGAERQCSYILSYCTKHNIDVHLILMNTIIKYELPEGLPIHYLEKSEANENGIIKALKIPFLAYKYAKLLKKLKITHSVSLLTRPNFINIIASKLTRYKFKTIANELAFPTLQYSYKGFQSSFNKTMIRLLYKKSDMIIGNSIGNAKDLIDNFGVPPKIMEVVHNPIDLEKIYKIEPIDSFFDKNKFNMITLGRLDVGKNHIMLIEAIHKLNNPLLRLYIFGVGDMQDELEELIKKLNVGEQVFLMGFDANPYKYLKSADIFIFGSNHEGFPNVILEAMACKLPILTTNCKSGPDEIMELESAKDDLMITDYGILVPIKNVNLMAKGINYFVNNKNYLEDCKNHGKKRIMIYEKNHILKQYTDLIIEMD, encoded by the coding sequence ATGAAATTAGGTTTTTTAATTTACTCATTATCTGGCGGAGGAGCCGAAAGACAGTGTTCTTATATATTATCTTATTGCACTAAACATAATATAGACGTTCATTTGATCTTAATGAATACTATTATTAAATATGAATTACCTGAAGGATTACCAATTCATTATTTAGAAAAATCAGAAGCAAACGAAAATGGTATAATTAAAGCATTAAAAATTCCTTTTCTTGCTTATAAATACGCCAAATTATTAAAAAAATTAAAGATTACCCATAGTGTAAGCCTTTTAACCAGACCCAATTTTATTAATATTATTGCCAGTAAATTAACGCGTTACAAATTTAAAACGATAGCAAATGAATTAGCTTTTCCTACGCTACAGTATAGCTACAAGGGTTTTCAATCTAGTTTTAATAAAACGATGATTCGATTATTATATAAAAAGTCGGATATGATAATTGGTAATTCTATAGGCAATGCCAAAGACCTAATTGATAATTTTGGAGTACCTCCTAAAATTATGGAAGTTGTTCACAACCCTATTGATTTGGAAAAGATATATAAGATTGAACCTATAGACTCGTTTTTTGATAAGAATAAATTCAACATGATTACTCTAGGACGCTTGGATGTTGGCAAAAACCATATAATGCTCATTGAGGCGATTCACAAACTAAACAACCCGTTATTAAGATTGTATATTTTTGGTGTAGGAGACATGCAGGATGAACTTGAGGAACTTATAAAAAAGTTAAATGTTGGAGAGCAAGTTTTTTTAATGGGCTTTGATGCCAACCCTTATAAATATCTAAAGTCCGCAGACATATTTATCTTTGGATCAAACCATGAAGGATTTCCTAATGTAATATTAGAAGCTATGGCATGTAAACTTCCTATATTAACAACTAATTGCAAGTCAGGACCAGATGAAATAATGGAATTGGAATCAGCTAAGGATGATTTAATGATCACTGATTATGGAATTCTAGTTCCTATTAAAAATGTTAATCTAATGGCTAAAGGAATTAATTATTTTGTTAATAATAAAAATTATTTAGAGGATTGCAAAAACCATGGCAAAAAACGAATTATGATTTATGAAAAAAATCATATTTTGAAACAATATACAGATCTAATAATTGAAATGGATTAA
- a CDS encoding glycosyltransferase, translating into MKTRKINITFALPNLLPGGAERVFSYIAQNIDPEKFEVTLLIVGYSKDASYDVKDIKLVFLEKARVLDGVTSLFKYVRKNKPDILVSAVGHLNTVTAYMSVFFPKTKFISREVTVLSLDTDFFKTKEFNPLSFIGNKRFNRFDKIICQSQDMLDDIKDSYNISAEKMIVINNPITDSFKLKEQKTKNNPIQYITVGRLSKEKGYERILKILSKLDFPFHYTIIGNGSEKDTIFSLIEQFGLTDKITHINFTKEVSKYLAKSDFFLQGSYFEGFPNCLIESCSVGTPVLAFNVPGGTKEIIEDGINGYMVENEEDYIEKLKDTRQWNPIDVRESVNKKFNKDVILQQYEDLFINIIK; encoded by the coding sequence ATGAAAACAAGAAAAATTAATATCACATTTGCGCTTCCCAATCTTCTACCAGGTGGTGCAGAACGCGTGTTTTCTTACATTGCTCAAAATATTGATCCAGAAAAGTTTGAAGTTACTTTACTAATAGTAGGTTATTCAAAAGATGCCTCTTACGATGTAAAAGATATAAAACTCGTCTTCTTAGAAAAAGCCAGAGTTTTGGATGGCGTTACCTCACTGTTTAAATATGTTAGAAAAAACAAACCAGACATATTAGTAAGTGCTGTTGGTCATCTTAATACAGTTACGGCATACATGTCTGTCTTTTTTCCTAAAACAAAATTTATATCCAGGGAAGTTACCGTGCTTAGTTTGGACACTGATTTTTTTAAAACAAAGGAATTTAACCCTCTTTCTTTTATAGGGAATAAACGATTTAATCGCTTTGATAAGATTATATGTCAATCTCAAGATATGCTAGATGACATAAAAGACAGTTACAATATAAGTGCTGAAAAAATGATTGTAATTAACAATCCTATTACAGACAGTTTTAAATTAAAAGAGCAAAAAACCAAAAACAACCCCATTCAATATATTACCGTAGGAAGATTAAGCAAAGAAAAAGGCTATGAGAGGATTTTAAAAATCCTATCGAAACTTGATTTTCCATTTCACTACACAATAATTGGCAATGGCAGTGAGAAAGACACTATTTTTTCTTTAATAGAGCAATTTGGCTTAACAGATAAAATTACACATATCAATTTTACCAAGGAGGTTTCAAAATACCTTGCTAAAAGTGATTTTTTTCTGCAAGGTTCTTATTTCGAAGGTTTTCCAAATTGCTTAATTGAATCTTGTTCTGTAGGAACACCTGTCTTGGCATTTAATGTTCCTGGCGGTACTAAAGAAATCATTGAAGATGGTATAAATGGTTATATGGTTGAAAATGAAGAAGATTATATTGAAAAATTGAAGGATACTCGTCAATGGAATCCAATTGATGTCAGGGAATCTGTAAACAAAAAGTTTAATAAAGATGTAATTCTTCAACAGTATGAAGACTTATTCATCAATATAATAAAGTAA
- a CDS encoding serine O-acetyltransferase, whose protein sequence is MKEIIKADLFRYGGLTKIYKGKRNPGFHYMYYLRKASKYKRFSLLGIYFGLIVKRLSYKYGFQIPVSTSIGEGFYIGHFGTIVINKDAIIGKHCNISHLTTIGQANRGKNKGCPTLGNNVWIGTGSVIAGKITIGNNVLIAPNSFVNFDVPDKSLVIGNPAKIIAKENPTEGYINNILE, encoded by the coding sequence ATGAAAGAAATAATCAAAGCAGATCTATTCCGCTACGGTGGCTTAACAAAAATATATAAAGGAAAAAGAAATCCAGGTTTTCATTATATGTACTACCTACGTAAAGCATCGAAATACAAAAGATTCTCTTTATTAGGAATTTACTTTGGTCTTATTGTAAAAAGACTAAGCTACAAATATGGGTTTCAAATCCCTGTTTCAACTTCAATTGGAGAAGGTTTTTATATTGGGCATTTTGGCACAATCGTAATTAACAAAGATGCTATAATTGGAAAGCATTGCAATATCTCTCATTTAACTACAATAGGTCAAGCAAATAGAGGTAAAAATAAGGGTTGTCCTACTTTAGGAAATAATGTATGGATTGGTACAGGTTCTGTGATTGCTGGCAAAATAACTATAGGAAATAATGTATTAATAGCGCCCAATTCTTTTGTGAATTTTGATGTTCCCGATAAGTCTTTAGTTATTGGTAACCCTGCGAAAATTATAGCAAAGGAAAACCCAACAGAAGGATATATAAACAATATCTTAGAATAA
- a CDS encoding glycosyltransferase family 2 protein, protein MNFIDFIPTFNTEDIIENSEYRFSIFTPVYNRADTIHRVFDSLNSQTFTDFELILINDGSTDNSHQTILELLKTAKFKVNYINNAKNQHKMACYFQAIDLAQGEFLIILDSDDECVENALEVFSDSYDSIPENKKKMISGITAMCIDESGQVIGEKFPEYPYYSSTFRQNLYHPVVMERWGFTKTEILKRIKINPDMFAKGLIPEGLIWEFISSLGYETLYINEVLRIYYLDTHNRLSNRDHEKNSFGMAVYSLSVINWFSKDYFLKKPTYFLKRTYTLLRAAHYLNFKKQDYLRELPNITLRFIFNIGWHFKHLLR, encoded by the coding sequence ATGAATTTTATTGATTTTATACCAACATTCAATACTGAAGACATTATAGAAAATTCCGAGTATAGATTTTCTATTTTCACTCCAGTGTATAATAGAGCAGATACTATTCATCGTGTTTTTGATTCATTGAATAGTCAAACCTTCACGGACTTCGAATTGATATTGATCAATGATGGTTCTACTGACAATTCCCACCAAACGATATTGGAACTTTTAAAAACTGCCAAATTCAAGGTCAATTATATTAATAATGCCAAAAACCAACATAAAATGGCTTGTTACTTTCAAGCCATAGATCTAGCCCAAGGTGAATTTTTAATCATATTAGATTCTGACGACGAATGTGTAGAAAATGCCTTAGAGGTTTTTAGTGATTCTTATGATTCTATTCCTGAAAATAAAAAGAAGATGATTAGTGGCATTACTGCAATGTGCATAGACGAATCAGGACAAGTGATTGGAGAAAAATTTCCGGAGTACCCCTATTACAGTAGCACGTTTAGACAAAACCTTTATCATCCTGTTGTTATGGAAAGATGGGGATTCACAAAGACCGAAATATTGAAAAGAATAAAAATAAATCCAGATATGTTTGCAAAAGGACTTATTCCTGAAGGTTTAATCTGGGAATTTATCTCTAGCCTAGGTTATGAGACATTATACATTAATGAAGTCTTAAGAATCTATTATCTCGATACCCATAACAGATTGTCTAATAGAGATCACGAAAAGAATTCTTTTGGTATGGCTGTCTATTCATTATCTGTTATCAATTGGTTCTCAAAAGATTATTTTTTAAAAAAACCAACATACTTTTTAAAACGAACGTATACACTTTTGAGAGCCGCACATTATTTAAATTTTAAAAAGCAAGATTACTTACGCGAACTTCCAAATATAACGTTGAGATTTATATTTAATATAGGATGGCATTTTAAACATTTATTAAGATAA
- a CDS encoding O-antigen ligase family protein, protein MLLILGTILFRQNIMSLSSTNKLWFIFYILYYSFGLLASGVSGFQTSIIATFVPVIYFIGFYFLLSNTEQFKVFFKVITTCFVISSFVTIILIKLNINAYTGEEHGWALDRAGGITGDPNAAAYTSIFAFILFNQLFQPKTFLFRLIKVLVLVTLFYSLFLTYSTTGLFVFTIVFFLINHKFFTGIKLVLIAVIIPLFYTAIFALKSQVNSLGLSAAQTGKVNNIINLLTFNLEDVDSSGRSNLIERALYYLYENPILGNGVDFAIDQHVHNTYIVIWVDAGLFTFLFFIFMLGYFFLKTLTLSPHIRYFGMSILIVLYIFMVSLQSVINQPNLIVFFVFVGYLIDHNTSKESFKTLKTLET, encoded by the coding sequence ATGCTTTTAATACTTGGAACTATTTTATTTCGTCAAAATATAATGTCCTTATCCAGTACTAATAAATTATGGTTTATTTTCTATATTTTATATTATAGTTTTGGTTTACTGGCATCAGGAGTTTCTGGTTTTCAAACCTCTATAATTGCAACCTTTGTTCCCGTCATATATTTTATAGGATTTTATTTTCTCTTAAGTAATACGGAACAGTTCAAAGTTTTTTTTAAAGTAATAACAACCTGTTTCGTTATATCTTCTTTTGTTACCATTATATTAATCAAACTTAATATTAATGCCTATACAGGAGAAGAACATGGATGGGCATTGGATCGTGCAGGCGGTATAACAGGAGACCCGAATGCTGCCGCTTATACTAGTATTTTTGCTTTTATATTGTTTAATCAATTATTCCAACCAAAAACGTTTTTATTTAGACTTATAAAAGTACTAGTTTTAGTTACTTTGTTCTATAGCTTATTTTTAACCTATTCTACAACGGGTTTATTCGTATTCACTATTGTATTCTTTCTTATAAATCATAAGTTTTTCACAGGTATCAAGCTAGTTTTAATCGCCGTTATAATTCCATTATTTTATACCGCAATTTTTGCTCTTAAATCTCAAGTTAATAGTCTGGGCTTGTCTGCTGCACAAACAGGAAAAGTCAATAATATAATTAATCTACTGACTTTTAATCTCGAAGACGTGGATAGTTCTGGACGTTCAAATTTGATAGAACGGGCACTTTATTACCTATACGAAAATCCAATTTTAGGTAATGGTGTAGATTTTGCAATCGACCAGCATGTTCATAATACTTATATTGTTATATGGGTCGATGCAGGTTTATTTACTTTTCTGTTCTTTATTTTTATGCTAGGTTATTTTTTCTTAAAAACACTAACCTTAAGTCCTCATATTCGATATTTTGGAATGTCTATTTTGATTGTACTATACATATTTATGGTCAGTCTGCAAAGTGTTATTAATCAACCTAATTTAATCGTTTTCTTTGTATTTGTTGGCTATTTGATAGACCATAATACATCTAAAGAATCTTTTAAGACTTTAAAAACATTAGAGACATGA
- a CDS encoding glycosyltransferase family 4 protein: MKIDFIISALSSGGAERVVALVANHLAKNKAHQISIITFYDEMDTDYPLDPSINRIKLNPPRIITNYTLKNITGLIKYYKIKANRPDIIISYITLTNLLAITVAKLFSIKIIAQEHNSYLRFMEGRKRISNFTKRYVYRLANTVTVLTSFDIDFYKKNGVKTYVMPNPCSFSPIKDNSHVREKSILAVGNLTRYHHKGLDNLIELIAPVFKENPDWKLKIAGTGDGDIGLNHLTQLAKDNNILDKVEFIGFITDISKVMHQSSIFILPSRFEGLPMVLLEAMSQGMACISYDCKTGPSDIIENNVNGLLIEDQNMTKMQEGLRELINSESLRNRLSENGINSLNKYSISSISERYENLITNIVK; encoded by the coding sequence ATGAAAATAGATTTTATCATATCAGCTTTAAGTAGCGGAGGAGCTGAACGCGTAGTTGCATTGGTCGCAAATCATTTAGCTAAGAACAAAGCACACCAGATTTCTATTATAACTTTTTATGATGAAATGGATACAGATTATCCACTTGACCCATCTATCAATAGAATAAAGTTAAATCCGCCAAGAATTATTACGAATTACACTTTGAAAAATATTACTGGTCTAATTAAATATTATAAAATTAAAGCTAATAGACCTGACATAATTATATCTTATATTACACTCACAAATCTTTTAGCTATAACCGTAGCTAAATTATTTTCGATAAAAATTATTGCGCAAGAACACAATTCCTATCTACGATTTATGGAAGGAAGAAAGAGAATTTCAAATTTCACTAAAAGGTATGTTTACAGATTAGCTAATACGGTCACTGTTTTGACTTCATTTGATATTGATTTTTATAAGAAAAATGGCGTAAAAACATATGTTATGCCAAATCCTTGCAGCTTTTCTCCTATTAAAGATAATTCACATGTTCGGGAAAAATCAATTTTAGCGGTTGGAAATTTAACGCGTTACCATCATAAAGGGCTCGATAATTTAATTGAATTAATAGCTCCCGTGTTTAAAGAGAATCCCGATTGGAAATTAAAAATTGCTGGAACTGGAGATGGGGATATAGGGTTAAATCATTTAACCCAATTGGCTAAGGATAATAATATATTAGATAAAGTCGAATTCATTGGTTTTATAACGGATATCTCTAAGGTCATGCACCAATCTTCAATTTTTATATTGCCTTCAAGATTTGAGGGATTACCTATGGTATTATTAGAAGCTATGTCCCAAGGAATGGCATGTATTTCTTACGATTGTAAAACTGGGCCTTCCGATATTATAGAAAATAATGTGAATGGCTTACTGATTGAAGATCAAAACATGACCAAAATGCAAGAAGGTCTAAGAGAACTTATAAATAGCGAGAGTTTAAGAAATAGACTTTCTGAAAATGGTATTAACTCACTCAATAAATATAGCATTTCAAGTATTTCGGAGCGTTACGAAAATTTAATTACTAACATAGTTAAATAA
- a CDS encoding polysaccharide biosynthesis protein, translated as MSRVNHALKNMKFSMFFYLTFLILQFVSRKLFLDNLGDEFMGLSGTLRSFLGFLNLAELGIGAAVGFSLYKPIFNKEHHKINELISLFGHLYKKIGLFIIIVGVVISCFFPIIFDSLNAPLTVVYYTYYTFLFGMCLNFFFNYHIILLQADQKDYVITSSSQSLNLIKILLQCIIVYYYQSVYGWITLELIYYIVNSYILRRKVKQIYPWLGINQKTTNSILKTNPEIIKKVKQISLHKLGTFVTGGTDQILIFVFISIETVAFFGNYELVFSRLLQLVNTAFAGTAAGIGNLVAENDKKNINKVFWEMMALRFYIGGLAIIVLYFVTEPFILVWLSDKTYILSKYVLILFLLNMFIMQIRVPVDHFKDAYGLYQDIWAPVAQSIINLGMSIILLHYFDLAGILMGTTIAFSIVILLWRPYFLYKHGFKENLWHYWKRFLILVLSLILPFYICYEIQKFLILGDINLFNLIIYAFKILVIAFVAYTPIIYISSLGFRNVSKRIFTLVKLK; from the coding sequence ATGTCTAGAGTAAACCATGCCTTGAAAAACATGAAGTTTAGCATGTTTTTCTATCTTACGTTTTTGATTCTACAATTTGTTTCGAGAAAATTGTTTTTAGATAATTTAGGAGATGAATTCATGGGACTTTCAGGCACGCTGAGAAGTTTTCTGGGCTTTTTGAATTTAGCAGAATTGGGTATCGGTGCGGCTGTTGGTTTTAGTCTCTATAAACCAATTTTCAATAAAGAACATCATAAAATTAATGAACTAATCAGTCTATTTGGCCATCTATACAAAAAAATAGGGCTATTTATCATAATTGTTGGAGTCGTAATTTCATGTTTTTTCCCTATTATATTTGATTCGCTTAATGCACCGTTAACGGTTGTCTATTATACCTATTACACATTCTTATTTGGTATGTGTTTAAATTTTTTCTTCAACTACCATATTATTCTTCTTCAGGCGGATCAAAAGGACTATGTTATAACTTCAAGTTCACAATCCTTAAACTTGATAAAAATCTTACTCCAATGCATCATAGTGTATTATTATCAAAGTGTTTATGGATGGATTACCTTAGAATTGATATACTATATAGTTAATAGTTATATTTTAAGAAGGAAAGTAAAACAAATTTATCCATGGTTAGGGATCAATCAAAAGACAACAAATTCGATCTTAAAGACCAACCCTGAAATTATCAAAAAAGTTAAGCAAATCTCTTTGCACAAGTTAGGAACGTTTGTCACAGGTGGCACAGACCAAATATTGATTTTTGTTTTTATAAGTATTGAAACGGTAGCTTTTTTTGGTAATTATGAGTTAGTATTTAGCAGACTATTGCAATTAGTAAATACGGCTTTTGCGGGTACAGCTGCCGGAATAGGCAATTTAGTAGCAGAGAACGACAAAAAGAATATTAACAAAGTTTTTTGGGAAATGATGGCGCTTCGATTTTATATAGGTGGTTTAGCCATAATAGTTCTTTATTTTGTAACGGAACCTTTTATTTTAGTTTGGTTATCCGATAAGACCTACATTTTAAGTAAATATGTCTTAATATTGTTTCTTTTGAATATGTTCATAATGCAAATTAGAGTTCCTGTAGATCACTTCAAAGATGCCTATGGATTGTACCAAGATATTTGGGCACCAGTTGCACAGAGCATTATAAATTTAGGGATGTCCATAATCTTACTTCATTATTTTGATCTTGCTGGTATTCTTATGGGAACAACAATCGCATTTTCAATTGTTATATTATTGTGGAGACCTTATTTTTTATATAAACATGGCTTTAAGGAAAACCTATGGCATTATTGGAAAAGATTTTTGATTTTAGTATTGTCGTTGATTTTACCATTTTATATTTGCTATGAAATTCAGAAATTCTTAATCTTGGGAGACATAAACCTCTTTAATTTAATCATTTATGCTTTCAAAATATTAGTAATTGCGTTTGTAGCATATACACCTATTATTTACATATCGAGTCTTGGATTTAGAAATGTTTCTAAAAGAATATTTACCCTAGTAAAACTGAAATAA